The genome window GGAGGACGGACTCGAGTTCGGTGCCGACCTCGCGGACGGGCCGTCCGGCGGCGACCTCGCCGAGGCTCTGGGCCCCTTCCGGGTGGAGGTACTGGATCGGGTGGTCGGTCGGCACGTCGCGCAGGTCGACCTCGAACGACCAGAGATACGGCAGGAGTTGGATCGCGTAGCCTTTCGGTTTCGGGGCTTTACGGCCCGCTGCCGTCAGGGCGACGCCGATGGCCGTCGAGCCCGAGTCGGTATCGTAATAGACGCCGGGGACGCCTGGAATGGAAAGTCGCATAGTCGACTCGAGTCACCCGCGACGGGTCAGTACACACCTGGCACTGCCACGGCGCTTTTAAGCCGTCGCTGGGGGACGTGGTCTTACACAGGCTGGTGTGGAGTACGTTCCGCTGGTGTTCGAGACCGCATCGCTGTTCGAACCCGTGTCGAGACGCTCGAAACCGGATTGATCCGACGGACCAGAACGCGACATCGACGAGAAGTCGATTAGAAGCCGTCCGCGAATTTGTCGCGGCAGTTGACGTCAATTTCGCTGACGCTCGAGTGGCCTCGCGTAGCTGCAAAGCGGATGGCATCGGCGACCTCGTCGGGTTCGCTGGCCTCGCCTGGCTCGAAGTGCTCGCGGAAGGTCGTGCCGTCGGTCGTCTCGAACTCAGAGCGGACTTCGGCAGGGTTGACGATCGTGACGCCGACGCCCTCGTCGCCGACCTGTGCGGCGACGCTCTTGGCGAAGCCGCGGGTCCACCACTTCGTCGCGGCGTAGACGGGGTTGAACGAGCGGGGGTACTGGCCGGCGAAGCTCCCGACGAAGATCAGGTGGCCCTCCCGTTCGCGGACGTGTGGGATCGCGGCCCGCGTCGCGTAGAAGAGCCCGTCGACGTTGGTCTCCTGCATCGTCTCGTACTCGTCGGTCGACATCGAGGCCACGTCGCTGCCGCGCGAGAGGCCGGCGTTGTTGACGAGGACGTCGATGCCGCCGAAAGCCTCGACCGTCTCGTCGATCAGGGTATCGACGTCGGCTTCCTCGCGGACGTTCGTCGGGACGACCAGCGTCTCGACGTCGTGGTCGGCCTCAAGGTCGGCCGCGAGTTCCCGCAGTCGGTCTTCGCTTCTGGCCGCAAGCACGACGGTCGCTCCCTCGGCGGCAAGCGCGTCACAGGTGGCCGCACCGATACCCGCACTCGCGCCCGTGACGATCGCGACCTGTCCCTCGAGTTGCTGGCTGGCTGTCATGGCTACCCCACCCTGTGTGTCCCAGAACCGTCGGTGTTTCGTCGAGCAACGGCCGCGGAAAAGTCGACGTCGGCGTTCTGTCCTATTCGAGGGCGTACAACTCGCCGTATTTCTCCTCGACGTACTCGAGGAAGTAGTCGGCGGTGAACGCCTCGCCGGTGGCCGTCTCGATCAGGTCCGGCGTGGTGTACCGTTTGCCGTGTTGGTGGACGCGCTCGCGGAGCCAGCCGTTGAGGTCGTCGAACTCGCCGTCCCGGACGTCCTCGGAGAGGTCGCCTAGCTCGGTTTCGGCGGTGGCGTACAACTGGGCTGCGAGCACCGAGCCAAGCGAGTACGTCGGGAAGTAACCGAAGCTTCCGTGTGACCAGTGGATGTCCTGCAGACAGCCTTCCGCGTCGGTTTCGGGGCGGACGCCGAGGTAGGCCTCGTACTTGTCGTTCCACGCTTCGGGTACGTCTTCGACCTCGAGGTCGCCCGAGATGAGTTCGCGTTCGATCTCGAAGCGGATCACGATGTGGAGGTGGTAGGTGAGTTCGTCCGCCTCGACGCGAATCAGGTTGTCGTCGTAGACCTGGTTTGCGGCCTCGTAGGCCTCTTCGGGGGTGACCTCGTCGAGTTCGGGGAACCGTTCGCGGGCGATCGGCAGGAAGTGTTCCCAGAACGCACGCGAGCGACCGACGTGGTTCTCCCAGAGTCGCGACTGCGATTCGTGGACTGAGAGGTCCCGCGACTGACCCAGTGGCGTCCCGTAGTGGTCGTCGGGCAGTCCGAGCGTGTAGTTGGCGTGGCCGAACTCGTGGATCGTCGAGGTGATCGAGCCGAGCAGGTCCTCGGGTTCGAAGCGGGTGGTCACGCGGGCGTCGAACTGCGTCCCCGTCGAGAACGGGTGCGGAGCGGTGTCGAGTCGGCCACGGTTCCAGTCGTAGCCGAGCGAGTCGAGGACGTCGCGGGCGAGTGCCTCCTGGTCGTCGTCTTCGAAGGTGCCAGCGAAGGCGTCCGTTTCGAGGTCGGCGTCGCTCTCGTCGATCGCCTCGATCAGCGGGACGAGTTCGTCACGAAGCCGCTCGAGGACGCGCTCTGCGGTCTCGAGGTCCAGGTAGGGTTCGTAGTCCGCAAAGAGCACCTCGTAGGGGTCGGCGTCGGGGTCGATGTGGGCGGCATACTCGCGTTTGAGGTCGACCAGTTTCTCGAGCGTCGGCGCGAACGCCTCGAAGTCGTCGTTTTCTTTGGCCTGCTTCCACTTGGGGTGGGCGGTGGCGGTCGTTTCGGAGAGCTCGACGACGAGTTCTTCGGGGACGCTCGTCGCGCGATCGTACTTCCGGCGAATCTCGCGAACGACGGCAGCCTGCTCGTCGTCGAGGTCCGCCGCCTCGAGTTCCTCGAGGAATTCGCGAGTTTCGTCGTCGGTCAGCAGTTCGTGGCTGATCGACGAGAGCGTCGAAAGCTGCTTGGCGCGGGCCGGGGTGCCTTCCTCGGGCATCACGACTTCCTGGTCCCACCGCAGGACGCCGCCAGCGTCTTCGACGCTGGAGATGCGTTCGACGCGCTGACAGAACGCCTCGTACGTTTCGGATACCGAGCCGCCTTGGGCCTGATCGGTCGCCATATGCACGAGTGCTCCCGCCCTGGCCCTATCAACGTCGTGGTTCCAGCACGCTCGGCCGCCTCTTCTCACCGTCTGCACCCATCGGCGGCTCACCGTCCGCGCTCGTCGACGGCCCTGGTCGCCACGACGTTCGGCGGACGAACGGACGTCCCGGCGAACGAACGCTGGCTGGTCACTGACGAACGAACAGACGCTGACTGGTGCTCGAGGGCGCTGCGATGAACCCGGTGTGGAACGTGCAAGCCACGAACTGTTCGGGCGCACTGATCTCTCTTCGAGTGCTATGGTCCTCGCAAGCGCAATCGTGTTCGTCGTCAGCCTGTTGATCGGTGCACTCGGCATCTACCTCGGCGCGAGAGTCATCGTTGGTGCCGGCGACTACGATCACGCCATCGTCACCGCGTTGGTCGGGGCGATCGTCTGGGCGATCGTCGGCTTTTTCGTCGGGTGGATCCCCCTCCTGGGTCCGCTACTCGCGTTGCTCGCGTACATCGCGGTGATCAACGTCCGGTATCCCGGCGACTGGACTGCTGCAGCGATGATCGGGCTCGTCGCCTGGCTCACCGTCCTGATCGTACTCTACGTCCTCGCCGCCGTCGGGATCACCGGCTTCGACGCGGTCGGCGTTCCGGGGGTCTGACACCCTACGACCCTGCAGGACGTCAGGG of Natrarchaeobaculum sulfurireducens contains these proteins:
- a CDS encoding carboxypeptidase M32, with the translated sequence MATDQAQGGSVSETYEAFCQRVERISSVEDAGGVLRWDQEVVMPEEGTPARAKQLSTLSSISHELLTDDETREFLEELEAADLDDEQAAVVREIRRKYDRATSVPEELVVELSETTATAHPKWKQAKENDDFEAFAPTLEKLVDLKREYAAHIDPDADPYEVLFADYEPYLDLETAERVLERLRDELVPLIEAIDESDADLETDAFAGTFEDDDQEALARDVLDSLGYDWNRGRLDTAPHPFSTGTQFDARVTTRFEPEDLLGSITSTIHEFGHANYTLGLPDDHYGTPLGQSRDLSVHESQSRLWENHVGRSRAFWEHFLPIARERFPELDEVTPEEAYEAANQVYDDNLIRVEADELTYHLHIVIRFEIERELISGDLEVEDVPEAWNDKYEAYLGVRPETDAEGCLQDIHWSHGSFGYFPTYSLGSVLAAQLYATAETELGDLSEDVRDGEFDDLNGWLRERVHQHGKRYTTPDLIETATGEAFTADYFLEYVEEKYGELYALE
- a CDS encoding SDR family oxidoreductase, which codes for MTASQQLEGQVAIVTGASAGIGAATCDALAAEGATVVLAARSEDRLRELAADLEADHDVETLVVPTNVREEADVDTLIDETVEAFGGIDVLVNNAGLSRGSDVASMSTDEYETMQETNVDGLFYATRAAIPHVREREGHLIFVGSFAGQYPRSFNPVYAATKWWTRGFAKSVAAQVGDEGVGVTIVNPAEVRSEFETTDGTTFREHFEPGEASEPDEVADAIRFAATRGHSSVSEIDVNCRDKFADGF